The DNA segment CCGGTATGGAAGCTCAGCCATTCCGGCGCGGCCGACTTGGCGAGACTGGACGATAGCCACACCGGCGTATCATGATCGCAAAGCGTGAGGCCGATTGCGCCGGCAGCAAAGCCGAGGGGAGCGGGCGTAGCGATATCGGAGGTGATCGTCTGGATGATGCCAGGCCGCGCCATGGCATCCATCATCATCTTGAAGACGCTCTGCGCGTCGAACACCGGATCGGCGAAACCGCCGGTCAACGCATCGTTGCCGCGCGTCGTAGAGGTGGTGGAAAGGCTCATTTGTCTTCTCCGCGGACCATGGTGAAGAAATCAACGCGGGTGGCTGCCGTTTCCTCGGCGCGTTTGCGGTCATATTCGGCAATCCGATCGGTGACCGGCAGCAGGATGGCTTTCTCGACGAATTCCTTGGTGGCCGTTTGATGCCAGAGCGCGTCAAAGATCGCCGCGAGCCGCACCTTCTCGCGGTCGGTGCCGAGCGCATGCGCGTGGCCGATCGTACCCGAGGCGAGCTTGACGGTGGCGCGCGTCACAGTGACCTCGCCGAGATTGAAGGGCGAACCGCCGCCGCCGATGCGGCCGCGCACCATGACGAGCCCGGTTTCCGGTCCTCGTACGGGCTGAACCACGGGTTTGTTGGATAATGCTTCCCAGGCCGCGTCTAGCTCTTCGCGTTCGGCCCGCGCCAAAAGATCGGCGGCGCGCTTGCGTTCCCGGCGCTCCTGCGCTGCCGCCTCTTGCCTCTGTGCTGAATTCATCGCGTCATCCTCAAAATGTCTATTGATATAGACAACCATACAAGGTAGTTTTATATTTATTGGCGAGACGTGACAAGCGTGTGACATTAGCAGCAGGCGATATGGCGGGGCAGAAGGTACAAAGACAGACGGGCGTGGCGCTCTGGCGGCAGATCGCCGACCGGATTCGCACGTCGATCAACCACGGCGATTTTGACGACACTGGCATGGTGCCGCCGGAAACGGCGCTCGCGCTGCAGTTCGGGGTTAACCGGCACACGATACGAAGCGCACTTGCGGCGCTGGCGCAGGAAGGGATCGTCAGGGCCGTGCAGGGGCGCGGAACTTTGATCGAGCGCAAGGAGCGCCTGAGCTTCCCGATTTCGAAGCGAACGCGGTTTTCGCAAGGCATTGGCGATCAGGTGCGCGAGACCCGTAGTATCCTGCTGGCCGCCAGCGAGGAGGCTGCGAGTACGGAATTGGCTCGGCAGCTCAAGATCAAGACCGGCACACGGCTTGTGCGCCTGGAAACGCTCGGTCAGGCGGATCACCGTCCGGTTTCGCGGGCCACAAGCTGGTTCCCGGCGGATCGGTTCGGCGCTATTGCCGAGATCTATCGAACGACCGGATCGATCACCAAGGCATTTCGTGAGCTTGGCGTGCCGGATTATGTGCGCGTCGTCACCGAAATCACCGCGACGCATGCCGACGAAGGCGATCTGGCCGACCTGCAATTATCCCCGGGGGCCATCGTGCTGGTTGCACAGGCGCTCAATTCGGATCTTGACCATGTTCCGGTGCAATATTCGATTTCCCGCTTCGCCGCCGACAGGGTCCGTTTCACCGTCGAGAATTGAAAGGCTTTAGGAAATCGGTCCAATCCCGCTCGGAGGCCATTGCTGAGCAGCATGGAGAATGCGGAGTATTCGCACCGTTTCGTCCGCGAGATCGTAAATCAGCAATAGTGTCTATGGACGACCAGCTCTCGCGTTCCCGACACGCGACCAGGACGGCCTGTCATTGGGTGCGCAATAAGCTGCGCTGATCTCTTGGCGAAAAGTTCGTCAAGCGCGAGCGCGGCGGCGGCGTTATCCGCCTCGATATAAGTGTAAATTGCGCGTCGATCAGCTCTTGCCTCGAGAGTCCAAACAAGATTCACGAGGGTTTTCCACTTAGCTTGCGGCGTGTTTCTTCCCGCAAAGCAGCGAACTCGGCTTCTACTTCATCGGCTGGAATGAGATTGCCGGCATTGGCGGAATCAAGCCCCGCCTGAACTTGCTGACGAAACCAGATGTCGTATTCAGCTTCATTCTGCTGGCGCTTCACGTAGTCGCGCATGAATGCGCGAAGCAGTTGCGCCGCGGTTTGATCATGCGCCCGCGCCGCCTCGTTGAAGGCAGATTTCAAGTCTTCCTCAACTCGAAACGTGAACGTGGCGTCTGTCATATCTGATCTCATGTGTTACACCGTTAGTACAACGTAACACGTCATGCCAAATTTCCCACCCCTCTGCCGTCAACCGCATGAGGGGTGGTTTAGTATTTCTAGATGTTAATGCGCGCCCGACATGTCGCCGAGCACTTCCTTGGAAGCAACGGTGGAGTCGGCGTTGAGCTTGTAGACCATCGGTACCCCGGTCGCGAGGTTGAGCGCCAGGATCTGCTCCTTGGTCAGCCGGTCGAGGACCATGACGAGCGAGCGCAGCGAATTGCCGTGAGCGGCGACCAGCACCTTCTGGCCGGCGAGAACACGTGGCAGGATTTCCGTGAGGTAGTAGGGCCAGACACGGGCGCCGGTGTCGCGCAAGCTTTCGCCGCCGGGCGGCGGAACATCGTAGGAGCGGCGCCAGATATGCACCTGCTCTTCGCCCCACTTGGCGCGGGCGTCGTCCTTGTTGAGGCCCGAGAGATCGCCGTAATCGCGCTCGTTCAGCGCCTGATCCCTAATGGTCTCGAGGTTGGGCTGGCCGACTTCATTGAGGATGATCTTCAGCGTGTGCTGGGCGCGGACCAGCGCGGAGGTGAAGGCGACGTCGTACTTGATGCCGTAATCCGCAAGCGCCTTGCCACCGGTCTTGGCTTCTTCAACGCCGAGCTCGGTCAGGTCGGGGTCCTTCCAGCCGGTAAAGAGATTCTTCAAATTCCAGTCGCTCTGCCCGTGGCGAACGAGGACGAGAGTACCGCTCATGAAATATTCCTCCTTGATAGAGCAATTCCAGGAAAAGTGCGTAGAGGTTTTCCGTCCGGAATTGCATGAGAACAAAAGGCTGGATCGGTTCAGCAGTTCCGTGCTGAACCGCTCCAGGATGGGATCAACGTGTGGAAAGCCCGAGAACGTCGAGCATAGAATAAAAGCCGGGTTTTTTGTCGCGCGCCCAGAGCGCTGCCTGAAGCGCGCCGCGGGCAAACAATGAGCGGTCGCAGGCATTGTGGGAAAGTGTCAGCCGCTCGCTCTCGCTGGCGAAGATGACCGAGTGATCGCCGATGACGCCGCCGCCGCGCAGCGTGGCAAAGCCGATGGTGCCCGTCGGCCGCGGACCGGTATGGCCGTCACGCACGCGCACAGAATTTTCGCCGAGATCGATGCCGCGGCCCTTTGCCGCCGCCTGGCCGAGCAGGAGCGCGGTGCCGGAGGGGGCATCGACCTTGTGTCTGTGATGCATTTCCAGGACCTCGATGTCCCAATCGGCCGGCGGAAGCGCGCGTGCCGCCTCCTCGACAAGGACGCTCAAGAGGTTGATGCCGAGGCCCATATTGCCCGATTTGACGATGCGGGCGTGGCGGGAGGCCGCCTTGAACTTGGCTTCGTCTTCCGCCGAGCAGCCGGTCGTACCGATGATGTGGACGATGCGCGCCTGGGCGGCGAGGCCTGCGAAGGTGACGCTGGTGGCGGGCGTAGTGAAGTCGATCACGCCTTCGGCATGCAGGAAGGCGGAAAGCGGGTCATCGGTGACCGGGACGCCGATCGGCCCCAGCCCGGCAATCTCACCGGCATCCTTGCCGATGAAAGCGGAGCCTGGACGTGCGACGGCGGCGTGCAGTGTGACGCCTTCGGTGGTGTGGATGAGGCGGATCAGCGCCTGTCCCATGCGGCCTGCCGCGCCCACCACCACCAGCTTCATCGCATCGTCGCTCATGTCTTCTCTATCGTCTTATTTTCGGGAAGTGCCGGAAACGACCGGCCGCTGAAGGTTGTTGAGGCGAGCGTAGAGGCCATTGTCGGCCGTCGCAAGCGTCTCATGGTTGCCCTCTTCGACGACGCGCCCGTTCTGCATGACAATGATCTTCTCCGCCCGCACGACCGTCGACAGACGATGGGCGATGACGACGACGGTGCGGCCGCTCATGGCTTCGTCCAGCGCCTTCTGCACGGCTGCTTCCGACTCGGTGTCGAGCGCCGATGTCGCCTCGTCCAGCAACAGGATCGGCGCGTTTCGCACCAGCGCACGGGCGATCGACAGGCGCTGGCGCTGGCCGCCGGAAAGCGTC comes from the Rhizobium sp. NXC24 genome and includes:
- the phnG gene encoding phosphonate C-P lyase system protein PhnG, translated to MNSAQRQEAAAQERRERKRAADLLARAEREELDAAWEALSNKPVVQPVRGPETGLVMVRGRIGGGGSPFNLGEVTVTRATVKLASGTIGHAHALGTDREKVRLAAIFDALWHQTATKEFVEKAILLPVTDRIAEYDRKRAEETAATRVDFFTMVRGEDK
- the phnF gene encoding phosphonate metabolism transcriptional regulator PhnF; protein product: MAGQKVQRQTGVALWRQIADRIRTSINHGDFDDTGMVPPETALALQFGVNRHTIRSALAALAQEGIVRAVQGRGTLIERKERLSFPISKRTRFSQGIGDQVRETRSILLAASEEAASTELARQLKIKTGTRLVRLETLGQADHRPVSRATSWFPADRFGAIAEIYRTTGSITKAFRELGVPDYVRVVTEITATHADEGDLADLQLSPGAIVLVAQALNSDLDHVPVQYSISRFAADRVRFTVEN
- a CDS encoding 2,3-bisphosphoglycerate-dependent phosphoglycerate mutase — encoded protein: MSGTLVLVRHGQSDWNLKNLFTGWKDPDLTELGVEEAKTGGKALADYGIKYDVAFTSALVRAQHTLKIILNEVGQPNLETIRDQALNERDYGDLSGLNKDDARAKWGEEQVHIWRRSYDVPPPGGESLRDTGARVWPYYLTEILPRVLAGQKVLVAAHGNSLRSLVMVLDRLTKEQILALNLATGVPMVYKLNADSTVASKEVLGDMSGAH
- the dapB gene encoding 4-hydroxy-tetrahydrodipicolinate reductase, with the translated sequence MSDDAMKLVVVGAAGRMGQALIRLIHTTEGVTLHAAVARPGSAFIGKDAGEIAGLGPIGVPVTDDPLSAFLHAEGVIDFTTPATSVTFAGLAAQARIVHIIGTTGCSAEDEAKFKAASRHARIVKSGNMGLGINLLSVLVEEAARALPPADWDIEVLEMHHRHKVDAPSGTALLLGQAAAKGRGIDLGENSVRVRDGHTGPRPTGTIGFATLRGGGVIGDHSVIFASESERLTLSHNACDRSLFARGALQAALWARDKKPGFYSMLDVLGLSTR